ttattatttttaagaatATTTTCCCTCAAATTATTCCTATTACTTTtgtcaatattattatcattgcCATTGCTACCATTATTAgtttcaaataatatatcatcattttgtgTGTCTGAAAAAGTGAAATgcgaattatttttattcgaATTTCCAGTTATGTGACATCTTTCTTTTCTCCTTGTTgccatttatataaaaatgaaaacaaaatgttTTAAGGATCTtgtctattttatttatttaaaatgcattttgcatataaatacatgCATAAAAGCATACACATTCATATATTGTGTATAGATTAccttaaaaattaatttaattgataaaaaattattttcattactgggtatattattaattatgtatatactcTCTAGcctcatatatttaaatgtcTTTTTTGTACGCcgtcaaaaaaaatatcgcTTTTcgtttaaaaaatgcacaAAGAGAATATTATAGAATTCCCTTTTTTCtcatataagaaaaaaaagacttaatgaaattttattattttgtaaaatttatttatgcttCATATGCAGCTTAAGAAAAGTGAGAGAAAataagaattttttttttaaataatatttatattaggAAGTTTCTTTTCTCGTGCCCTAAGAATGCATCATTTtagttataaatatgtagaaaatatatatatgtgcaaaGGTACTATAAATGCACGTGTGTATATCCCATCCTACCAAAGAGaggaaatataatatacatatgaatTATACAACGCATCTAAgcacatatacatatagataaaaatggcaaataatgatatttcgggaaatatacaaaatgaaaaagcaTACCTCTTGGATATTCTAAAAGAAAACGACTGTGAAAGCTTAGAAGAATTACgaaatttaataaactttttaaataatgaaaataaaagattgCATTCATTGAACAtcgaaaatttaaaaaggataaatattttaagtgTCAGAATAAACCatttagaaaatttaaCGAAAGACAATGGTCAATATTATGAATGTGAAAATAActataaatacaaatatatagaattaCTAAGAACAATTAATATCATCAAAAACTATGCGGtaagaataaataaaagagaGCAATATATgtgttgttttttttattaattcatcatattttctttattcccttttatgttttttagaAAGATAAGGAAAATGAATACAACGAAATGGCTAGAgaacacaaaaaatattcaacttttttttttttaaacttaaataaaattatagatTCAACAATTACCCAAaacaatgataataatCTCAGCAGTTTGGATGTTCTTTTGCCcacattaaataattacactaaaaataatgaaagaAATTATTCCCATGATAAgacaaaaatgaatagATTACATTCATCACCCAATTCCTATCATCatagttttaaaaattttgacaACTATTGGCAATATCTTAGtgtaaatgataataataggATGGGAAATGCTGAGAATGTTGTTAATAagaattatgaaaatttagaCCACATCGAGTGTAGTACATACAAAGAAAGTCGTAAATCCTCAAAAGgtgaaacaaaaaaaacaacgaaaaagaaatctgaaaaaaatataaatgacgACATAACATATCATTTGCAAAATCGTGAATGTtctaatgaaataaaattaaaaaataaagtacaTTCCAGTTCGCATAGTTCATTTCATAAAAACTTAGAGAGGAATGATgagaaagaaatatataatacaaaatttgaaaaaataaaaagtttacGTGAATCTTATAAAAACACTGATAATAAGCTAATAAGTTCTGTGGAcagcataaaaaaaaagaaaaagaaaaaaactttGGAACCAGAAAATCAGATAAACAAAATGGTAAACTATAATTAtgagataaaaaatatagatattgAAAATACTAGAAAGGAAGATATTGTTGCATCTGAAAACGATTTAATTAAAGACATAAAGCCACCAAAAGAAAACATAATCAGcattttaaacaaaaaaaataatattactcCAATCAAACATATAGGAGACCTTACAccaaaatatgttaaataTAACACACTTCACCGTGAAATTGTGAACCCTCGTCAACGATATTCTCGGCAAAAATCAAGATCAATAGATCATATTGTTTGCTTATAATGCATTCagttatttattattaattatattagtTATCAATAATACTATATGTGTGCAATTTcctttaaattttgttgTTATGCATAACAAATTATGATACcgttttcattattaatacTTTTCTAGTAAAAATAGGAATCTTTcccacaaaaaaaaatacactaTTAAATAGccttatatatgcatataatattgttatatttttttgttttgtttaagtttctatttttctctttaagtttatgaatatttatatcgtgtatataattaaattcatGATATATCGATGTcacatttataattatgtttacatttttattacacatGCTATTAAAATTTCAAGTCCAATggtattaattaaaaaatttttgataaataaataaaattagcTTCATCgcgattttattttatctttttcaaACGAtgcttatttattaatattatattattattttttattttatatgctaATGTTTTGGAAATCAACTTtcatatgaattatattgataaagatactattttttttagcctttaaataaaaatatattataattctCACAccatataaagaaataaaaaaataaatatatataataatgttttatcgttttcccattttttctcatatatttttgtatagcTAGTTTCTTTTTCCATATCCTTAATTTATCACCAtagttaatatatattttttcattgttTTGAGAAAACCAAAACAGGGGTATATTcccataaataataaataaaatttaattaaagaaGCTTTTTTATagacaatatattttttaatcaaAATGTGAAATGctgaattttataaaatggtTAATTGCCTATTTCATTTTAGTCCAAACAACTGCTTTTAGTATCAAGGAGAGGCATAGTcgctatttatttttaaataactaCAACCCGATTTTCAAAAAGAGAGTaacacaaaataatataaacaattttcatcgtttaaatttaaaaaagagaTTAGATCcaaataacaaatatacAGTATTAAAAAGGCATGAAGCTAAGATTCAAagaaatttaaaaaggaaatatcTTATTGAAAAATACAAAGAAAAACGGGCAttgctaaaaaaatatatatcagaAGCCTCATCTCCTATTGAATATGTTTATTGGAAGTACAAACTATCTTCCTTGCCAAGGGATTCATGCCCTGTCCGATATAGGAACCGATGTGCAATTACCGGTAACACATAATCaatgtatttttacaaattgtTTACACATTATACgaatatgtatacataaaaCGCACACTCGTTTGTATGTTGTTGTCCATATGTATatggtatatatttaaatcttTTCCCAATCAAATTTTAAGCTGCATAAACATgaaacataatatttttttttaaggaCGAGCAAGaggatattataaattttttggcCTGTGTAGGCATCAAGCACGGGCTTTAAtccaaaaaatgtttttccCAGGTTTTGTTAAAGCAAGTTGGTagtattttattcataCCCCCTTTTAAAAGATATGTTAAATTaccaaatttaaataaaattaaaaactgctacatatatgatttatttttttttttgttcacttttataaacaaatttattatttcacaCATTATGCTTATGTATTTATGCatgtatatttgtttaagtataaatatatgaaacaTTAAAATCGATGGGCTATGAATATGCATTTGCTTATAAAATTTCCCAACatttgtgtatatatatttttttaaatgtaaaacaatttttacgACCCAAGCATGCATATACATACGTATGcacatttatttaaaacctaaataaaataaaaatacctattaaaattatcacTATATTTGTCCATACATCAAAACATGTTTAACATTTCtataacattttaatgGCGTTACATAAACgtacaaattttataacaatGAAACCCTGAGAATTACCATTTTCCGCAATAAAATCCGAAGGTGaaaatttgatatataaattattatataaatatgtatatggtCATATGCAACAATTTCCACATgcgtatatacatatatactctatatatttacaatgCGTGGAATTGTACTTTATATTTCTCATATATAGAgaattgaatatttttattttttttaatttctaaAATCTATATTCATCAATATATAACTATGTgcaaatatatgttatatatccactttattttataacagtaaacttgaaaaaaattgaataaaatatcgTCGATTTAAACTACAATTTTGGGGGCACTCCTTTATGGTTGTTAtcctttaatatttttttttaattatattaatttttttccgttttaaataattttttattacaaatgTCATAATAACATATTAAATGTGTTCCccaattcttttttttttctccccttttttttaacgaataaaatgttaaaatgctaaaaacttttaatatattaaagcGTAATACGCAGCTACTCAAAAGTGAAGTTCGATTTTATAgttctaaaaaaaataaagtagaaaaaaaaaaagaaaataaatataacttGTGGAGATGGGGATGCTCAGGTGATggtttattttcttcaataCAAGCGGGAGAAAAATATCCATTTCCCGAAAAAATTcgaaattttgaaaataaacaaattaataagtTATCAGCGGGTTGTAATCATGCAGCTTTCATAGTTGATGgaaaaatttatacatatggattaaatgataaaggCCAATTAGGTAGAACATTATCAAATGAAGGGGGGAAAGAAAGCAAAATTTCTTTAACGCCTGAAGAAATAGAATTAGATGataaaagtataaaatttaaagatGTGTGTTGTGGATATAAACATACACTGGCtgttgatgaaaataatgatttatATAGTTGGGGATGGGGtggtaatttttttaaaggcGCTAGTGGATTAGGacaaggaaataaaaataatttaatgaaaccaaaaaaaatagaagcatttaataatgataattct
This sequence is a window from Plasmodium chabaudi chabaudi strain AS genome assembly, chromosome: 7. Protein-coding genes within it:
- a CDS encoding apicoplast ribosomal protein S14p/S29e precursor, putative, which translates into the protein MLNFIKWLIAYFILVQTTAFSIKERHSRYLFLNNYNPIFKKRVTQNNINNFHRLNLKKRLDPNNKYTVLKRHEAKIQRNLKRKYLIEKYKEKRALLKKYISEASSPIEYVYWKYKLSSLPRDSCPVRYRNRCAITGRARGYYKFFGLCRHQARALIQKMFFPGFVKASW